The genome window tttgtaaaaacaccaaataaatcgagacctttgacctttgtaaccactttgacctttgtaaccagtttaccgcctcttagaacccgatagacggtgaccaacactatggattacaatagcctaatctgaatggcatagtccaataagctcaaataaacaatcatagtgcaaaatttgacctaacttgcagagtatgagtttttgtacccaaagtttcaaagtcaggcatcttatcaagatcaagatagtgatagtgacataacaattaacacgcttatcttaccaaggtcttatctatctgcatggtaaTTGGAAATattattatggtgtagcctatttgttttaaggatgaaacaactggctccttttgcatggaaattagaacaaattactatacaagctgtatcaaaagtttggtacccagcagttttgatagtaattgaaaagcctggttcttccaaatgcaatatcgggtccccttaaaatgataaaatgatcagaccataaatcttttgtgactgtttatgacattaatcaacaaattatgcggatcctagatgtgtcgaggatgttatgtttatgaacaaaacgttacgtttgtattttcaacattgttaatcattgctacgtgtatgttaacaaatgaaagttctgtaattattttaattcttcaatgctaagttagtaagtattcttttggatatcatcaaattgtaaatctctagtcagattttcagtgtgttaacaactatgtatcaaagatgttacgttcatgtacaaaacattaacgttcttatcttgtaaacattgtatacccatatagctacttttgaagaatgaatgttctgtaattgtcttttatccttcatctctattagattttcagtgtattagcaagtagatgatgtatatgtatcacagacgttatgatgtatatgtatcacagacccgggatcacagacgttatacattcataaaaacttttctttttgtcaaaatagtggtagatcctcttctatactatccatcatataccccctgcataacgaaattcaacaatattcaatatccaaagcaatatcatcactacaatatgccccaaaattgaactccccaccccacataatcgcaaattgacacgacagcttcattccaattcaatttatttcatccaaaacggtcctgtgatacaccttccccaatcaaacacatttgtcttgcatttgatcatcttctactcttccctagaaaaaatcattatgataccaaatccccgggaccaaatctaaacaccatgccatggaattcaccatatcacgtccaagctcacataatttgggcgccccattccttttttaaaggaatttttattacgtTAGGAATTTGACGCATGAACCCTAAATGACGCTAAAAAACCTAAACTTGACCTCAGATTAAACAAAAGATGATTTTGCTAATTGTATTTAGGATCTACATCTCACAAGCTTTGATTGGATACCAAACATGCCATGTATACTCAAAGTTATCATTTCCATGTTATGGCACAATTATAGCAAAAAATGGGCGTAGACAATGACGTcataaaaacctgaaaattgttgTATATACCCAAAGGAAGGTTCGTGTCAAATCTCTTGCTATTATCCAGAAGTGCACGATCATTGTGAAAATTTGCAGTTATTGACCCCACTATAGGTATCAAGCTAGATGTTAGACCATAGGATATAACCATGGAAAATATGAAAGGGCTACTTTTTGCTGAAATATGACGTTGGATGTAGAACTTGGTGAATGCCCTCATAGATACAACAATATAAAACTAATTCAATTTTCTCTTCAGATTGGAAATATACAATGCTGAGTTGAAATAAAAACATATAAGATtattgaaaatgatattttttgtaAAGCTTGAGCTCACAATTTAATCTGACAGTAATCATGAGTGAAAGCAAAATAGTACTCTACTGTTTTTCTTAAATTTCAAACATGCATATAGATACAAATTAAGACTGATTTAAATCAGATTACAATTATACAATTCTGagtaaaaagtaataataatactgAGTTCTTTTTCATACGAAAATATACGGAGCACCGTGGAATGATCTTTTAGATTAAACATTAAGCTCTCTTAATTTACTGCATAAGATATTGTTGTActttttcttgattttcaaaacatggtacataataattatatataactATATAAAAGCATTTTTTTCCAAAGCTAAATTACAAATACACAATTCTGAATAACAGTAACATAATTatatgatttaagtttacaaatcctaaacctaaccctattgCTAAACATAATGAACCCTGACTCTAATCGTAACTCTGCCTCTAACCCTAtatgttaaataccactaattatgtattacacgggtttcaatgggaaaatggctaatttcgagtggaattttctcatattcagaactctcacagttaaatgccactaatatcaggtgaaactatatgatttagatgctaaatgatcaaaaattcaacataggttgacctgagacttttcttgttttaacgcactgaaccgtaaacaccttaaaatgacaatgcgccctcgaagctgaaagttacaatatagtagggcgaatatttactaaaaaccgaagccgtgcgtgtgaattttggtactattacaacaaaaatgtcataattataaggagagaaaatgtaccattttgaaacatcaaaccctaaaaagtacttttttggctatataacttgatcaatttcagcgattttaatgcagtttaACCTATAGCCTAACCATATCCCTGACACTAACCCTAATGCgaaccctaaacctaatcataacatgacgacctgagcgcaagaagaccgtaagtccacttggcccctcaccatgtatacactaaagttgtgtatattttcgtatagtttggtaatgttttatacatgttcagggggtAAAAAcatatctttcacaacctttcatgatgttttcaccctggaacatatattaaacattataaaacactaagaaactatacgtaactttagtgtatacatgatgaagggccaagtggacttacggtcttcttgcgctcaggtcttcacataaAATTTAGCCTAATGATGATCAGACTGATATTCTTCCACATATCGGGACATTGATTTATCAGGCTACAATAACCTAGCTAATGGGTTTAAAATGTGCCCTAAACGTTAACTTTACCATTTCCGGACTACCGACTCCTTGGACAAACAGGTTGTTCCCTATTGACTGCAGAAGTAAAAAACCagcagataattcttgattttaaaaacatattatttGTACAGCAAATAAACtaaattaaataacatttttcttCAGATTACAATTCTTAGTAAAAAGTAATATTGACCATGGTATTGCATGATATTATAtatagtttaagggggtactacacccctgccaaattttgtgcctatttttgcatgtttctcacaaattatagcgtattggtgacaagtaagatatgtatataggggcaaggactacaactactgcactggaaattttatttcagcatagacaacagttgtggagtttacagtcaaaaatgagggaaaaccaatatttgatcaataaatcaataactacttgacttgagttgctgaattttcagtgcagtagttgtagtccttgcccctaatagtaatatacatatcttacctgtcaccaatgcgctataatttttgagaaaaatgccaaaataggcacaaaattggccaggggtgtagtacccccttaagtggaaACAATTTCGGATTTCTTATTGACTAGATTTTCTTTCATTTGCATTATTTCGAGCTTTTCTGAGAGGCatagattgcataggcctatacCCGATTCACGCATTATTGTGtttgattttttcacaatgtCCCATTTAATTGAAAAGTTTTGGTTATTTGTTTTTAATGCCCATATATATATACTTGGAGAGCTCCGTCTCTTTTTGgtatttcttattttgaaaaGATTTTGTGTGATTATTGTATCTGGCCTTGAACGTGCTACCAGATAGGCCCATGTACACCTTTTTTGTATCATCTATTGATACAGTAGCCTTGTATATGATTGACTCAGCAGCAGCTAAACACTTCCCACGAAGGGGACATGATTCTTTATTTCTGCAGTTGCCGGTTTTTTTGGGGCACACCCTGATTTCCGTGCGCAGTGGTGACGTGGGAATTATGCGCCTTTATGATGGTTTTCATGTTTGGCATGCAGCTGTAACTGATTTTGACCGTGTTTCTGTTGAAAACTTTGTGAAGAACATGCCCCCGTGGAAAGTGTTTGTCAATCAACTTCAAGAACCTATTTCCAACATTGGTCTTTCAACTTTTTCCAACAGTTTCTTGGTGTATTCCCGATGCGATGGTAAGGGGGTGTTTTTTCCTGAGTATTTCATGCTGAACAGATCCATATGGCTGCGTGCTGTGTAATTCGTCTGGTGCAGATAAAGAGAGCTCAACCAAATGGGAGCATAAACAAAATTGTAAAAGTTATCTGCAACAGTTCAGAGTGCTCGATACATTTCTGTAGAgcctaaataaatataatatacacAGATCAGCTATGAGCTGGTACCCAAGGTTTCACGCCTACGACGGTTACCAGCCAACTGATTTGCTGGGCGGTTTGTATCTATTGCGACAAACGGAAACAATTTCGGATTTCTTATTGATTAGATTTTCTTTCATTTGCAATATTTCGAGTTTTCCTGAAAAGCATAATTGCATATACCCGATGCACGCATTATTGtgtttaattttttcacaatgtcCCATTTAATTGAAAAGTTTTGGTTATTTGTTTTTAATGCCCATATATACTTGGAGAGCTCCGTCTCTTTTTGGTATTTCTTATTTCGAAAAGAGTTTGTGTGATTATTGTATCTGGCTTTGAACGTGCTACCAGATAGGCATATGTACACCTTTTCTGTATCATCTGTTGATACAGTAGCCTTGTATATGATTGTCTCGGCTAAACACTTCCCACGAAGGGGGCATGATTCTTTATTTCTGCAGTTGCAGGTTTTTTTGGGGCACACCTTGATTTGCGTGCGCAGTGGTGACGTGGGAATTATGCGCCTTTATGATGGTTTCATGTTTGGCATGCAGCTGTAACTGATTTTGACCGTGTTTCTGTTTAAAACTTTGTGAAGAACATGCCCCCGTGGAAAGTGTTTGTCAGTCAACTTCAAGAACCTATTTCCAACATTAGTCTTTACATTTCTACTGTATGGCCTGCATTTTTTCTAGGATATCAGATTGATAATCAGTAAAAACTACTTTAGTCTTAAAGGatattcgtgatcctagcatcccctttttatggcatttatcagtagatatccacaaaaaagcttattccacaaatttcagttgattctgattttgcgttagcgagttatgcatggttatgcgtattacattgctccataagCAATGTGTTGTAGTTTCGtactggtgcaccagaacgtaattcaaaattcaagatatttttgctgaacgaattaatctgcaagaatttttttcgtacataaacattatgcagtcagaggtttccagtggtataaaaaatgttataccactttttttttttttttttgggggaagttggggatgatgctgtggatcacgaaatgcccttttatttATCTTAGATATTTACAGTAGTAGCATGGGGGCAATTCCGCCAATCGTGGActtccccctcccctcccctagtTAAAATCTTCTTTGAGGACAATAAATCCCAAGTTTTGCAATTTCAAAAGTACGATTGCTGTCCCCgccccctcctgaaattcactttggcaGTTGCAACCACCACCCACCAAAACACATTTCTGGTTCCGTCACTGTTTATCTGTCATCTTTGTCACTTCTGATTGCAGCATGCTTGAAATTCTCATAATAATGAGTTGACAAATagatctgaaaaaaaaacccagttacGAATATGTTACAAAATATTATACAACTTTTGAGAGTGCAATTAAACAGAGCTAAAGGAGCATCTTGTGGTTCAAGCATCCTTATTTTAAAGGATGGAATATATCCATGATAACAGCTTATttataaaatttcagttgattcaggcATTGAAGTTGCGAGTTACGTGAAGTGAATTTTATTACAGTaccccataggccactgtgttataATTTATGTCTGCCGAcagacagaaaatacaaattaGACGAAATCTTTTGTCAAATCACCGAATCTACAAGAAAAGTTATGCGCACAAAAAAAAAATGCGCAGAGATTTAtcgtgcgctacgcacaggcacaagacgttgatccacaagcctcagcacactttacaggttgtcgctgaccactacggacCCACATCATTCAATAAACcattaacaacaacacagggactttgcagcttcaagagcgcacaccctagacattccacaaataaccttcgcaaccaggatcagctccccgagtttcgtacgggttacaacgagataattagcagtaagttccttgtccaggggaatttcaagctaactctaTTTTTTcacgtgagcgtactaggcaccgccagggtttgaacccgcaacgtctcgcaccatagtcgaacgccttatcgattgagctaacttgactgctaaacaTTAGGTAGTGTTAGTGTTAGTTTTCTGATGGTTTGAAAATATTAACTTTTTTGGATTAAGTGATGTGTatgaaaccacagatattggaacactatCTGTGCAGAAACCTACTACTTGgatattacaaaattaataaagGCCCTATTTGGttaaacactttttattatcTATTACACGGTTTTCAAAGGGAAAATTGCTCATTTCGGGCGGAATTTTcccatattcagaactctcacagttaaacgccaccaatgTAAGGTGAAACtggatgatttagatgccaaatgatcaaaaactccaCATAGCTTGACCACGTTGACCGTAAACACCTTAacatggcagtgcgccctcgaagctgaaagttacaatatggtagggcgatcatttactaaaaaccgatgccgtgcggatgaactttggtaatattacaacaaaaatataatataatgagagaaaatataccattttgaagtgAAGCATCAATTCCCAAAATGAACctctttttggctatataactttgttcaatttcagtgattttaatgcagtcttttcaaatgccacacaaacaaatagttaatTATTCTTATTTCCACGCACCGTCCAGGCCTATAAGTGGTATATAACCTTTTGGATTCTTGCATTGTGACATAAAAGAAACCATATATCATCACAGTCACACCATGCTATATGTATTGTTTAGAAATTGAGGTGTTAATTTTCacagggcatttcgtgatccacagcatcatctcccTCCCCccttgctaaaaaaaaaaaaaagttgagatttttataccactggaaacctctggctacatgtgtacaaaatatttcttgcaaatagcaaaaatatcgtgaaatttgaataacGGTCTGGTAcaaagaaattacaacacattgtctacggAGCTGTGtaatacattatacatgcataagtcgtaaacgcaaaatcagaatcaattgaaattttgggaataggcttttttcgtggatatcaactgaaaatgccataaaaagaggatgctaggatcacgaaatactcctttaaattaggTAATTGGATCACAAATTGGTGTTTGTTACTTGCACAAAGTTTCAGTATATGCATTCTGAATTCATGACTTTTAACAAATGTGCTTCATTATTCTCCTTAATTCGTAACCAATTTTTGACTTGTTATACgaaattatatccttcattaatagattcgtgttcattgattggttaaaagtgtgtcacgtgatcaaaaataaacacactattctgtgaggaagtggaaaaaagtactatttacgtccgtaaatagtacctccaagccgtaaatagtacttctggatatttactatttacggatagcagcatacccacgtCGTAGTCCATAAAGCATAATAATAACATTGAACGTCGACATTGACTATGAGAATATTTTGTTACTGCCGAGAAACGACAACACGAACATGGCGAAATATTTTTCAAGATGGGGTGGCTGCTACTGCCGAAGAAGATTCacgatttcagctgtttaatttgaatttcataccagTTTTAGCGTAGGAATATTTACCCCGGGAATATTTACTGTATTCATACGAACATAGAGTCAGATTCAGAGCGACACtgacatggtaagcttaaaacaaacactgacagtgcGAGACTAAGCTAAGGCAGCCGGCCTACATGTAGTGCCGTGTGTACGGAGGCCTATCCCGATGCATGATGGCGTCCGAGTTTACATGTAAATCCTTTTACATGTAAATCTTTTAACTAATCAATGAACAAAAAGTCTATGAAGGCACAATGGAAAGAAAATACaacttgaacaaataaacaatgacaatgagtaagcttaaaaccacTAACACACGAACATGACAGAGTGGACCGCTTAAACGGGCCTACCGTGCATAGGCCCTACCTAGGCCTATCTCGAAGCATGGTGGAGTTTTCATATAATCTTTTAACCGATCAATGAACAACAactctatgaatgaaggatataaaacaaatatatactgcctttattcgaggttctggttaaaactatggtccctcgctgagatcaatagtactattgatatcacctcgggcccatagttttaaccagaacctctcatggcagtatatatttgtataacatGCAACAGCCATACCTGCCGTTGTTCTGCCATGCTATTCAGAACATTGACAATATCTTGAAAGGATGGCCTTGCATCTGGATCTTCCAGCCAGCATGATGACATCAGCGTATACCTGGATGGGAAAAAAACGAGTGGCATAATGGCTATTACAAATGATTGACAGAAGTTTGTACATGAATGTCTAAAACCTCCTAAGGAACAAATACCTACGGTGGCTGTTATTTTCTTCCAAAGTTTTATGATCCCCTTCTACACACACTGGCAGTCTCAAGTTATTTAAAAAGGTCAAGAAATGTGTTAGTGCATAGCGGATGCACATTTTGAATGGCACAGTGGTGGTTGTTATGTGTTAATTATAAGATTTCTAATAATTATATGTGCAATCATTGTGTCattttgtttataaatatat of Amphiura filiformis chromosome 14, Afil_fr2py, whole genome shotgun sequence contains these proteins:
- the LOC140169279 gene encoding tyrosine-protein kinase receptor Tie-1-like → MYTTKSDVWSFGILLWEIATFGGTPYSDIDTKNISRYLRSGYRMPNPNCGEDMYTLMSSCWLEDPDARPSFQDIVNVLNSMAEQRQIYLSTHYYENFKHAAIRSDKDDR